Proteins from a genomic interval of Papaver somniferum cultivar HN1 chromosome 4, ASM357369v1, whole genome shotgun sequence:
- the LOC113273611 gene encoding uncharacterized protein LOC113273611, giving the protein MNHIKTKAIIDNIGISTITNNSGDTSIINITTITNHTPISISAEGFSNNMSNYITNYINTTTNNPTLSMTLSDSIYSTSDRNFEPDIQSTHFKLNFQLASSGNCYQAATFYSTPFQLNNFDCMLILLQEIDNYSIPPKKNNPQTSQDCNLNINISIHNYQKEIIQNINILAFNKHSPKFQLKARNRNCSPKVITKQRNIESKVRNTHKINKHHHKSKHRTYCFLESRSKMTRTKFSLLVEEAGLAPSSLADSPGSASSHRNSRYTRFSHRYWSLILITEAHSISINFIGSTTRSLQRRCRIFHLMLLFWIDGRMRSRLSSWNGGGTSPWILKPTKYCSTNSPRGRTQRVHHPKAHWLIMMQRLASQLTNHHPLMCIKSDGLIPNPTYTRYQKPI; this is encoded by the coding sequence atGAATCACATTAAAACGAAGGCAATCATTGATAATATTGGCATCTCAACAATCACTAACAACTCAGGCGACACAAGTATCATAAATATCACCACCATCACTAATCATACTCCCATCTCAATATCTGCTGAAGGTTTCAGCAACAATATGAGCAATTACATTACCAATTACATCAACACCACTACGAACAATCCCACCCTCAGTATGACTCTTTCAGACTCAATCTATTCTACATCTGATAGAAATTTCGAACCAGATATACAATCTACTCATTTCAAGCTAAACTTCCAATTAGCTTCCTCTGGAAATTGCTATCAAGCTGCTACTTTCTACTCAACACCATTTCAACTCAATAATTTTGATTGTATGTTAATCCTTTTACAAGAGATTGATAACTATTCTATTCCACCTAAGAAAAACAATCCTCAGACATCTCAAGATTGCAACCTTAACATTAATATCAGTATTCACAATTATCAGAAGGAAATCATTCAAAACATAAACATTTTGGCTTTCAATAAACATTCACCCAAATTTCAACTTAAAGCAAGGAATAGAAATTGTTCACCTAAAGTTATCACCAAACAAAGAAATATTGAATCCAAAGTGAGAAATACCCACAAAATAAACAAACACCACCACAAATCTAAACATAGAACCTATTGTTTCTTAGAGAGCAGAAGTAAAATGACAAGAACCAAATTTTCCTTACTGGTGGAAGAGGCGGGTCTTGCTCCGAGTTCCCTGGCTGACTCTCCGGGTTCGGCTTCGAGTCATCGGAACTCTAGATACACCAGATTTTCTCACAGGTACTGGAGTTTGATTCTCATTACCGAGGCCCACAGCATTAGCATCAACTTCATTGGGAGTACCACTAGAAGTCTTCAACGAAGGTGCAGAATCTTCCATCTCATGCTCTTATTCTGGATCGACGGAAGGATGCGTAGCCGGCTCAGCAGTTGGAACGGTGGAGGCACTAGTCCTTGGATTCTCAAACCAACCAAATATTGCTCGACCAATTCTCCCCGTGGCAGGACACAAAGAGTCCATCACCCGAAAGCGCATTGGCTCATCATGATGCAAAGGCTGGCCAGCCAGTTGACGAATCATCATCCTCTCATGTGCATCAAGAGTGATGGACTAATACCCAACCCGACTTATACCAGATACCAAAAACCGATCTGA